A window of the Gossypium hirsutum isolate 1008001.06 chromosome A03, Gossypium_hirsutum_v2.1, whole genome shotgun sequence genome harbors these coding sequences:
- the LOC107886286 gene encoding MLP-like protein 43, with protein sequence MSSLNIKQITPTSNIVSETMASSALTGKIEADVEIKSSPGQFHEMFAHKPHHVHHTCYDKIQGCDLLEGEWGKVGTIISWRYVHDGKAKVSKQLVEAIDPSKNLITFREIEGDQLKEYKSFVATLQASPKNKGSGSIVHWTVEYEKLHHGIAHPETLLQFLVDASKDIDAHLTQPN encoded by the exons ATGTCTAgcctaaacatcaaacaaatcACTCCCACATCAAACATCGTTAGTGAAACAATGGCGTCTTCAGCTCTGACGGGTAAGATTGAGGCAGATGTAGAGATTAAGTCTTCTCCTGGACAGTTCCATGAAATGTTCGCCCACAAACCGCACCATGTGCACCATACTTGCTATGACAAGATTCAAGGATGCGATTTACTTGAAGGTGAATGGGGAAAAGTTGGTACCATTATCAGTTGGCGTTATGTGCATG ATGGAAAGGCTAAAGTCTCAAAGCAGCTAGTTGAAGCGATAGATCCTAGTAAGAACTTGATCACTTTCAGAGAGATAGAAGGAGATCAACTGAAAGAGTATAAGAGCTTTGTAGCCACGCTTCAAGCTTCGCCTAAGAACAAGGGTAGTGGCAGCATAGTGCACTGGACTGTGGAATACGAGAAACTGCACCACGGGATTGCACATCCCGAGACTCTGTTGCAATTCTTGGTGGATGCCTCCAAGGACATTGACGCTCACCTCACCCAACCAAACTAA